One stretch of Deltaproteobacteria bacterium DNA includes these proteins:
- a CDS encoding UxaA family hydrolase, whose protein sequence is MTARRAIRMHQKDNVATTVEEVKSGDSVQISPGGENQTLKAIEDIPFGFKIAIEEIPQGMLIIKYGDTIGKAGRLIAQGALVHDP, encoded by the coding sequence ATGACCGCCAGACGCGCCATACGCATGCACCAGAAGGATAATGTGGCCACAACCGTTGAAGAGGTTAAGTCCGGAGATTCCGTTCAGATCTCTCCGGGCGGAGAGAATCAAACTCTGAAGGCCATTGAGGACATCCCCTTCGGTTTTAAAATCGCTATCGAAGAAATCCCGCAAGGGATGCTGATCATAAAATACGGAGATACCATCGGCAAAGCCGGACGCCTTATCGCCCAAGGGGCGTTGGTACACGATCCCA